A genomic segment from Amygdalobacter nucleatus encodes:
- the rplB gene encoding 50S ribosomal protein L2, with protein MSVKSFRPTSPAVRNMTVADFSGLTKKAPEKALLISKGSQAGRNSYGRITVRHHGGGNKQKIRLIDWKRNKDTIPAKVAALEYDPRRTAHIALLYYADGAKAYILAPEGLHVGDTVVSGVEADIKAGNCLPLENIPVGSMIHNIEMKPGKGAQLVRTAGAAAQLLAKEENGFAVLRLPSGEMRKILLSCRATIGVVSNAEHENVKIGKAGKTRHMGRRPYVRGVVMNPNDHPHGGGEGKSPIGLPSPVTPWGKPTLGYKTRKHNKKSDRLIVKRCKD; from the coding sequence ATGTCAGTAAAAAGTTTTAGACCTACTTCTCCAGCTGTTCGTAATATGACGGTGGCTGATTTCTCAGGTCTGACTAAGAAAGCACCAGAGAAAGCTCTCTTGATTAGCAAGGGCAGCCAAGCTGGTCGCAATTCGTATGGTCGTATCACTGTCCGTCATCATGGCGGCGGTAACAAACAAAAAATCCGTCTCATCGATTGGAAACGCAATAAGGATACAATCCCAGCTAAGGTTGCTGCTTTGGAATATGATCCACGTAGAACAGCTCACATTGCGCTTTTGTATTACGCAGATGGTGCTAAGGCTTATATCTTGGCTCCAGAAGGATTGCATGTTGGCGATACAGTTGTTAGTGGCGTTGAGGCTGATATCAAAGCCGGTAACTGTTTACCACTTGAGAACATCCCAGTTGGTTCAATGATTCACAATATTGAGATGAAACCAGGTAAAGGCGCTCAGCTCGTTCGTACGGCTGGTGCTGCTGCTCAACTCTTAGCTAAAGAAGAAAACGGCTTTGCAGTTTTGCGTTTACCTTCTGGTGAAATGCGTAAGATTTTATTGAGCTGCCGTGCAACAATTGGTGTTGTAAGCAACGCAGAACATGAGAATGTTAAAATCGGTAAAGCTGGTAAGACGCGCCACATGGGTCGTCGCCCATATGTACGTGGTGTTGTTATGAACCCTAACGATCACCCACATGGTGGTGGTGAAGGTAAGTCTCCAATTGGTTTGCCATCCCCTGTTACACCTTGGGGTAAGCCAACATTGGGTTATAAGACACGTAAGCACAACAAGAAATCAGATCGCTTGATCGTAAAGCGTTGTAAAGACTAA
- the rpsS gene encoding 30S ribosomal protein S19, with product MSRSTKKGYFVAESLMKKIVAMNAANDKKVIKTWSRTSTIFPEMVGHTIAVHDGRKHVPVYITEEMVGHKLGEFAPTRTYRGHAGSGSEKTAR from the coding sequence ATGAGTCGTTCGACAAAAAAAGGTTATTTCGTTGCTGAATCTTTGATGAAGAAAATTGTGGCAATGAATGCAGCCAATGACAAAAAAGTAATCAAGACTTGGTCACGTACTTCGACTATCTTCCCAGAAATGGTCGGTCATACAATCGCTGTCCATGATGGTCGCAAGCATGTTCCAGTTTATATCACTGAAGAGATGGTTGGACATAAGTTAGGTGAATTTGCACCTACACGTACATATCGTGGCCATGCTGGTTCTGGATCTGAAAAGACAGCACGTTAA
- the rplV gene encoding 50S ribosomal protein L22 produces the protein MEKKVMSKEYMLNNREQILSTSFAPHTRSRKPQLLTKKERKVLGVGKDQGIATAKSVRISPSKVNIVLKLIRRKSLKEALAILKYTPKAASEVLLKLLESAAANAVNNNSLDREKLYIYEAYANPGALMKRFQPRSRGSAFSIMKRSSHITVVLKEKA, from the coding sequence GTGGAAAAGAAAGTTATGAGCAAGGAGTACATGCTCAACAATCGTGAACAAATTTTGAGTACAAGTTTTGCTCCTCATACACGTTCCAGGAAACCCCAATTGCTGACCAAGAAAGAGCGCAAGGTCTTAGGCGTAGGCAAGGATCAGGGTATCGCAACAGCTAAGAGCGTCCGTATTTCTCCTAGCAAGGTCAACATTGTTTTGAAGTTGATCCGCAGAAAGTCCTTGAAAGAAGCATTGGCTATTTTGAAGTACACTCCAAAGGCAGCTTCTGAAGTCTTGCTCAAATTGTTAGAATCAGCTGCAGCAAACGCTGTCAATAACAATTCGTTGGATCGCGAAAAGCTCTATATTTATGAAGCTTATGCTAACCCAGGTGCTTTGATGAAGCGCTTCCAACCACGTTCTCGCGGTAGCGCTTTCAGTATTATGAAGCGTTCTAGCCACATCACAGTTGTACTGAAAGAGAAAGCATAA
- the rpsC gene encoding 30S ribosomal protein S3, translated as MGQKVNPHGIRVGVIKDWSTRWYADKKDFSKYLVEDKKLRSFVKKYAFASGVSHIDIERKGSDKTIITIYTAKPGMVIGRQGAGIEQLKKDLQKEFKKNFFVNVNEVKSPDTDAQLVAENIANQLERRISFRRAMKQCISRALKNGAKGIKTKVSGRLGGADIARSEHYHEGSIPLQTLRADIDYGFAEALTTYGQIGVKVWIYKGEVFARKNNQTNATEGGKA; from the coding sequence ATGGGTCAGAAAGTTAATCCACATGGTATACGTGTTGGTGTAATCAAAGACTGGAGTACTAGATGGTATGCTGACAAAAAAGATTTCAGCAAGTACTTAGTCGAAGATAAAAAATTAAGAAGCTTTGTGAAGAAATATGCTTTCGCTAGTGGTGTTTCTCACATTGATATTGAGCGTAAAGGTAGCGACAAGACTATCATCACAATTTACACAGCTAAGCCAGGTATGGTCATTGGCCGTCAAGGCGCTGGCATTGAGCAATTGAAGAAAGACTTACAGAAGGAATTCAAGAAGAACTTCTTCGTCAACGTCAATGAAGTTAAGTCACCTGATACAGATGCTCAATTAGTAGCTGAGAATATTGCTAACCAACTTGAGAGACGTATTTCATTCCGTCGTGCTATGAAGCAATGTATTTCCCGTGCTTTGAAGAATGGTGCTAAGGGTATCAAGACAAAGGTTAGCGGTCGTTTGGGCGGTGCTGATATTGCTCGTTCCGAACATTATCATGAAGGTTCCATTCCTCTGCAGACATTGCGTGCTGATATTGACTATGGCTTTGCAGAAGCTTTGACAACATATGGTCAAATCGGTGTTAAGGTTTGGATCTACAAGGGTGAAGTTTTTGCTCGCAAAAATAACCAAACAAATGCTACAGAAGGAGGCAAAGCCTAA
- the rplP gene encoding 50S ribosomal protein L16, with product MLMPKRVKYRRVHRGRMTGKASRGNTLAYGDFGIQATEPCWMKGNQIEAARIAINRYLKRGGKVWIKVFPDKPVTKKPAEVRMGSGKGAPEFWVAVVKPGRVLFEVAGAPEDQAREALRLAQHKLPCKTKIIVRSKEEVQA from the coding sequence ATGTTAATGCCAAAAAGAGTCAAATATAGACGCGTTCATCGCGGCCGTATGACAGGTAAAGCCTCACGCGGTAACACATTGGCTTACGGTGATTTCGGTATTCAGGCTACAGAGCCTTGCTGGATGAAAGGCAATCAAATCGAAGCTGCCCGTATTGCTATCAATCGTTACTTGAAGCGTGGTGGTAAGGTTTGGATCAAAGTTTTCCCTGATAAGCCAGTTACAAAGAAACCTGCTGAAGTCCGTATGGGTTCCGGTAAAGGTGCTCCTGAGTTCTGGGTAGCAGTTGTTAAACCAGGTCGTGTATTGTTCGAAGTGGCTGGTGCTCCTGAAGATCAAGCTCGTGAAGCTTTGCGCTTAGCCCAACATAAATTGCCTTGCAAGACGAAGATCATCGTTCGCAGCAAAGAGGAGGTTCAAGCGTAA
- the rpmC gene encoding 50S ribosomal protein L29: MKMNTLIEKTDVELKEELVALKEELFKLRFQAATHQLTNTARLREVKRDIARVKTVIRQRELKEQA; the protein is encoded by the coding sequence ATGAAAATGAATACTCTTATTGAAAAGACAGATGTTGAGCTCAAAGAAGAATTAGTTGCCTTAAAGGAAGAGTTGTTCAAATTACGCTTCCAAGCTGCAACACATCAGCTCACCAATACTGCAAGATTACGCGAAGTAAAGCGTGATATTGCTCGGGTTAAGACTGTAATTCGTCAACGCGAATTGAAAGAACAAGCATAA
- the rpsQ gene encoding 30S ribosomal protein S17, producing the protein MENTIERNLRKVRTGLVVSNKMDKTIVVEVADLVKHPLYKKYIRKTIRLKAHDAENSCNEGDRVQVMETRPLSKDKRWRLVKIVERAK; encoded by the coding sequence ATGGAAAACACTATCGAGAGAAACTTACGTAAAGTCCGCACTGGCCTAGTTGTTTCAAACAAGATGGATAAAACTATCGTGGTTGAGGTTGCCGACTTGGTCAAGCATCCACTTTACAAAAAGTACATTCGTAAAACTATTCGCCTCAAGGCACATGATGCCGAGAACAGCTGTAACGAGGGCGACAGAGTCCAAGTTATGGAAACACGTCCTTTAAGTAAGGATAAGCGTTGGCGTTTAGTCAAAATCGTAGAAAGAGCTAAATAA
- the rplN gene encoding 50S ribosomal protein L14, with protein MIQVQSLLRAADNTGARELMCIKVLGGSWRKFANIGDVIVCSVREAAPGGTVTKGQVVKAVIVRTKRGVRRADGSYIKFDENAAVIIKDDKNPVGTRIFGPIARELRDHNFMRILSLAPEVL; from the coding sequence ATGATTCAAGTCCAATCTTTGCTTCGTGCAGCTGATAACACTGGCGCCAGAGAATTAATGTGCATCAAGGTCTTAGGCGGTTCTTGGCGTAAATTTGCCAACATCGGCGATGTAATCGTTTGCTCCGTACGCGAGGCTGCTCCAGGTGGTACAGTAACTAAAGGCCAAGTTGTTAAGGCCGTAATTGTTCGTACTAAACGCGGTGTCAGACGTGCTGATGGTTCTTATATCAAATTTGACGAGAACGCAGCTGTTATTATCAAGGATGACAAAAACCCAGTCGGTACACGTATCTTTGGACCGATTGCCCGTGAATTGAGAGATCACAATTTCATGCGTATTCTTTCATTAGCACCGGAAGTACTTTAG